The genomic window TGCCAGCTAGTCTGTAAACTCAGGCCAAAGAGAAACAATAAAACGGTAACTGTGCTGATGGCAGCCCAGTTCATCCATCCCCCCCGCCTTAGTCCTAGCCAGGTTTCTCGTAGGATATAGTCCAATTTGGTCAGCGATCGCAGCATAGAGATATAGCGGTGAGTAAAACCATGGGGAGATGACAAGTAGCAAGCAGCTTCCCACAAGCAGCTTCATGCAAGCTGTAAACAGGTCAGTAAACAGGTCAGTAAACAGGTCAGTCTGGCTGATGGAGCAGGGATTGGAACCCATGCTTTTCCTGGACAGCGAACCCATACTTTTCCTGGACAGCTACCGCCTGCCATTATAGGAAGGTTGATCCAGATTGGTCAGGATTGTAGGCCGATCACTGGTAACGACGCTCAAACACCCGCTAAGATAAAACTAATCCGGATTGAATCCGATTTAATTGAATCCGATTGATTGGTGTAAGCAAGATCATTTCTGGGGTAAGTTGACCACCCATGAGTACCACATCCACGATCGCTGTCGAAAAAGTTAAGCTCAAAAAACCCCCCTTAGAAGTTCACCATTTGGGCGATCGGGTGCTGCGTCAGCCCGCTAAACGAGTCGCTAAGGTGGATGAAGAAGTGCGGGACATTGCACGCAAGATGCTGCAAACCATGTATAGCGAAAATGGGATTGGCCTTGCAGCGCCCCAAGTAGGCATTCACAAGCAAATCATTGTGGTGGATATTGAACCCGATGATCCTAAGCAACCTCCGATGGTGCTGATCAACCCCGCAATTAAGCGGGTCAGCCAAGATGTCTGCCGCGAGCAAGAAGGATGCCTGAGCGTTCCCGGTGTTTACATGGACGTGGATCGGCCTGAAGCGATCGAAGTGACCTTTAAAGATGAGTTTGGTCGATTACAAACTTTGCAAACTGACGGGTTATTGGCACGGGTGATCCAGCACGAGATTGACCACTTAAATGGCGTGCTGTTTGTCGATCGCGTTGATAATCAACTAGTTCTGGGCCAAGAGTTAACGAAAAAAGGATTTTCAGCCAAAGCGGTAAAGCCAGTTGCTTAAGGTAACCGAACAGTGACCGCTTCCTGAAGTGAGTCCCCCATGGTTCAGGGCTGTATTGGCAGTCCTGTCAGAGTAGTTGTAATTTGTAAAGTGATTTATTTAGAAGCGAGTTTCCCTGTGCTAACGCCTAAGAGTGGTCTATTTCTGGCAATTTCCTGTGTTGCGGCGATCGCGGCGGTAGGGTGCGTTTTTGAATTGTCTTCTGGGATACCCCAGTGGGGCCAAGCGGCCACGACTGCGATCCTGATTGGCAGTCTTCCTGTCACCGTAATTGCTTTTCTGGCTGCGGTTAAGGACGCTCGGGCCAATTTCTAATGTTTGAGCTCAGTTTATCCAATCCCTCCATTGGATAAAATCAATTGGATAAAATTGCTCAATTTCACTCAATTTCATAGGTTTTAATAGGTTCTACCCTAGATTGCGCCCAGTTCACCGGAAAGACTGGGCATTTTTCTCTGATAGTCAGCCGCAATGGTTGAAGAACGATTCCAGATTAAGGGGAAAGATCCCTCATAAATATGGGAGCAGGAACTTATAAAATGTGTTCAAGACATTTAACCCAAGCTCCCTATGGTATCCGGTGATGCAGAGCATGTTTTCTCATCATCTTTCCAGTTACCCAGGGCTTTTCTGGAGCACCCATGACTGGCGATGACCATCTCCCACTCCCATTGCTCAGGCAGATGCATGCCACTGGTGCCCACCAGGAACGCCAACCTCTCTATCCCATTGATTCTGCTGAGTCCATTACGATCGGTCGGGATCCAAGGTGTCAAATTGTAATTGATTCCTCTCTGTATGGAACCGTCTCGCGGTACCATGCGGAAATTCGGCCCACCGCTGCTGAGCCTGGCGTGGTGCCGAGTTGGTGGATTTGTGATCTCAACAGTTCCAATGGAACCTATGTCAACGGCCACCGTGTTGTGGGCTGCCAAACTCTACATCCTGGAGATCGCATTATCCTAGGGCAGCAGGGGCCAGAATTTCGATTTGAATATCCTGCTACTCAACTATCGGAGCCCGTCTCCCATCGAGGATCCGTTCACCCAGCAGCTAATTTGCCCGTTGCCGCGATCGAAGCTCCGTCCAGTCCCAACTCCGGTGCCTCCCTCAAGAGTAATGCTGTCACGCTAACCCAGCTCTTCCCAATTTTCTCTACAGGGCTAGAAATTACTCAAAAAGCCTATGTCTTGCCCGCCTTAGTCACGATCGCAGCGGTTGTCACCCTGTTTGTCACCGTGGGCCGACCCCTGGCCTTCAACTTTGTGTTGGCCAATTATTTAGCTTTTGCAGCCTATTTTGTCGTCTATCGGCTCTGTGGCAAAACCAAATCCTGGGTGATTTTATTTGGCACGGCTGTATTGACGATCGGGATTCTGCGAAGCCCAATTCTGCCATTGTTCACCGTCATTTTCCGGAACATCTTACCGGGACAGGTACCAGCAGCGGGAGAATCCATTGGCTTCTTCAGTTTGTTAACCCGTATGTTCTTTGGGGCGGGGTTAATGGAAGAGTTGATTAAGGCCCTTCCCCTGATCCTGCTGTGTCTGATTGGCTATCCCCGATCGAACAGTTGGCGCGATCGTTTTGGCATTCGAGAACCCTTGGATGGCATTTTGCTGGGGGCGGCCTCGGCGATCGGATTTACGCTCCTTGAAACCCTTGGGCAATATGTTCCTGCGATCGTTGAATACACTGCCACGCAAGCCAATGGTGATATCAGTCAGCTTCAAGGGTTACACCTACTGATTCCCCGGCTTTTGGGTTCCATTTCTGGCCATGTGGCCTACAGTGGATATCTGGGATATGCGATCGGTCTCAGTATCCTCAAACCCGATCGGGCCTGGTTAACTTTAGGGATTGGGTATCTCACCGCCGCAGGGCTACATGCGCTATGGAATACCTTGGGAACGGTGAATCCCTTGGGCCTTGTACTGGTGGGTCTACTGTCCTACGCTTGGTTAGGAGCCGCCATTCTGAAGGCCCGCGCTCTGTCTCCTACCCGTTCAAACAACTTTGCAACTCGTTTAAAAGCACCTTCGGAATAAGAGATCCCGCTGAGTAATATCTCTTATTCCCAAATCAATTTTTAAGTAGTGGAATGATTCCGCTGAACTGTCCAATGAACTGTCCAATTGGCTGGATGGCTGGATAGCTTGGAATTAATCAGTTGGAATTAATCAGTTGAAATTAATCAGTTGGAGTCAATCAGTTGCTGATACACGATTCGAGTGACTCGATCGTAGCAACTTACGATGCTGCTGCCATGCATTGACAGAGATGATGTATTTACGATGACAAATCATCTACGTCCAAGCGAGCCAAGCCTTAAAGACAAGACCTGTAATGAAACCTTGACGATCAAGATTGTGACAAAGAATTCGGAACTCCGTTGGTCAACAAGCTGGAAATGATTAGTCCTGTTCTTGCTGGGCAAGATTGAGAGCATATTTCGCGATCGCGAGTGTCAACTTGGCTTGATCAATCTCGGAGAGAGCTTGCCAATCCTGGGGAAAGTCGTACTTGGGTTCTTCGCCACGCATCGCATAGGCAACAGGCCGAGCAAAAACGTACAAATCTTCCTCTGACCAAAGGGGGAGACTCGTTTGCACACATTGCACTAGCTGACCTGCAAAATCACTGGAACTGCTAACGAACGCCTCTGCCTGTTGGGTGATGACCTCTGCCCGTTGAGCGATCGCGACTAGAATGCTTTTAGGCACCATCGCAAACTTACGGGTCAATTTGGCTTGGAGTGAAGTGTCCCATAGGTGGTCAAGGGTTGTGAAAAAGGTCTCTGCTCGTTCAGTAATTTCTTGATCGTCCAGCCCATGCAAAAGATGATTGGATTCTATTTCAGCAAAGAATTCCGGTGATTGGTCTGGATTCCAGGGATAGGCAATTTTATGACTCGGCTCTTCCTGAATGGTAACCTCGACATCCTCAATGGTTTGCTGAACAGAAGTACCTTCGGACTGAAGCAATAAATTGAGTAAATCTTGCTCAGCTTGAGTGCGAACTTTGCTAATACGAGAATGATTTGCACCGCTTACCATAACCATAACTCCCTTGTGGACTGCTGGATTGAAATTTGCTACCGATACCTACAGATACCTCGTTACAGATTCCGTAACAACAACCAAATTTTGTTTTCCTTCGTTTTGACCGTCATTCTACTGGCTCATCCGATCGGATGGTAGCCCGATACAAGCCTCCATTTTCTACGTGTATCTACGGTGATTTACGTAATGTCACGGTCTAATTAGTTGGCAAATTCCGTGTTTATACTGAGTGTCTTTGCTCTAAATTTGCCTAATTCTAGATTAACCTTGGTCAGTATACCGTTCAGAATCAACGGTTACTAAATCCCTCCCAGGAATTCTCGTCAACTGTGGTGGGAACTTAAGCAATCTGCAAATCTTCATCTCTAAAGTTTGTGTTTTCTAAACAGTTATTAATAACTGAACTGATTTTTTGATTGATTGAATTCCTAATTCTGGTGTGTTCCAACTATGGATAGTGCTTACATTGATTCTCTTCTGCAAAACTTGAAACATGAAGAAGAAACCGTAAGAGAATCTGCGACGCAAGAGTTGTGGCGAATTTGGTTTGAGCAGAAAGGTATGATTGGCTATCAAGCGTTGCAGCGTGCTCAGGTGCTGCTCCAAGCGGGTGAGTTCAATCAAGCGGAGAATATTTTGACGCAGTTGATTACTAACATGCCCGATTTCGCAGAAGCTTGGAATCGCCGAGCAGTTTTGTACTTTACGCAACAACGGTATTACCAAGCAATTTCAGACTGTCAGCAAGTAATTCAGTTAAATTCCAGCCATTTTGGTGCGCTCCATGGCTTGGGACTCTGTTATGTTGCGTTGGAAGACTATAGAAGAGCGATCCATGCTTTTCAGCAAGCCCTGACGGTTCATCCCTATTCCCTAGAAAATCAGCGAATGCTCTTGGAATGTACGGTTAAATTAACCTAATCCCCACCAGCGGTGAATCCCTTGCAGCATCTTTCGTGGATGCTGATGATTGCGAATAGATGTGCTGTAGATCAGCACGTTAAGCCAACGGTTCAGTATTGATTTTGCTATTTATGCGAAATTGTCTAAACATTAATGGCTGTGACGTGAATGATATTGAATTGGGACTCAATTTAGCCTGCTAGCCGATTACGAGGTTGATGATTTAGCGGTTCATCCCCCGATCGCTCACAGTAGATCCCTCAATTTCAAAAACTACATATACTGCATTCTAGGTAGTGTTGCATTGCCATGGAGCGTGTGCAGTATCGCGTACAGTTATAGAGAGACATTCCAAGGTTTCAGTACAAGATTTCAGCATAAAAGTTTAATATGCTATTCAATTTCTTGACCGGCCAGACCTCTGACCAAGTTCGCGCGATCGTAGAAATGTACACCTGGCAAACCTGCCCCTACTGCATTCGGGCTAAATTATTGCTGCGGTGGAAAGGGGTTCCTTTTACCGAATATAAAATTGATGGGGATGGGGCTGCCCGCGTCAAAATGGCCGAGCGAGCTGATGGGCGGCGTACAGTCCCTCAAATTTTCATTAATGGCCAAGGAATCGGCGGCTGTGACGATCTGTATGCCTTAGATCGATCGGGGCAGTTGGATCAGTTGCTCCAAGCGACAGCAGAATAGAGGTCAACATAAAATCAACGATCGTGGGGGATCAGCGAATTACGTTTGATCCCCATCCCCGGAAATTTCCCTTGGCAAAACTCCCCCCAAAGCGACACAATGGGGAATGTTGCCCACATGAAGTTACCGTGAATACTGTCCGTACCGTTTCCGATGCCAAGCGCACGTTTTATAGTCTCCACACCCGTCCGGTGAATTCAATTTACCGTCGTATTGTGGAAGAACTGATGGTGGAAATGCATCTTCTGACCGTCAACGTTGAGTTTCACTATGATCCCATCTATGCGCTCGGTGTGGTAACGTCCTTCGATCGGTTCATGCAAGGTTATCGACCCGAACAGGATGTGGACTCGATTTTCACTGCCATTTGTAAAGCGGTCGATGGAAATCCCCAACAATATCGCCAGGACGCCGATCGCTTGATCAATGCATTGGGGGGCACTTCCTGGGATGGCTTGGTTGGCTTAACAGAAGGTGGAGAAGCCCTCGCCTCCCTGCAACAGATTGCTTCCCACTCGAAATTTAAATACAGTCGTCTCTTTGCGATCGGGCTGTATACCCTACTTGAAAAACTGGATGCTGAAGCTATCAAAGATAGCGAGAAACTACAAGCAGCCTTGACAAAGTTGGGCACTAGCTTAAATGTGGTAGCAGACAAGTTACAAAAAGACTTGGAACTCTACCGTAGCAACCTAGAGAAAGTGAGCCAAGCTCAAGCAGCTATGGCCGAGTTCGTAGAAGCCGAACGCAAGAAGCGGGAACAACGGGAACAGGAAAAAGCAGCCAAGGCCAGTGGAGCGGCTGAAGTGTCCCAGGACTCAGGATCCGAAACCTCTTCCCAGGAATCCTAGGGCCTCTCCAACAACCTAGAAACAAACAACCTAGAAACTGGATTGTTTACTGGATTGTTTTGTTGACTGGATTGTTTAAGGGTCTCATTGTCTGTATTGGATGCATCACAGTTTGGATACGCCCCACCGCTTAGGCGGCTGGGGTCTTCCATGAGTTCAACAAAATGAATTGAGAGCCAAAATAAAAGCGTCCGAAATTCAAGTTTTCAGACGCTTTTTTATATAAACGAGCATGGCAGGATTCGAACCTGCGACCCTCAGAACCGGAATCTGATGCTCTATCCCCTGAGCTACATGCCCTTGACGTTTTTCAACGCACTTGTTAATTATAGCACAGCTTTGCCAAAAAATTAGAGATAGTAGGCAGGATCGATCGGTTCTCCGTTTTGACGCACTTCAAAATGGAGGTGCGGCCCCGTTGAAAGCCCAGTCGAGCCGACGATCGCGATCGGTTCCCCCTTTTGGACTACTTGTCCCTCTTGGGGATAAAACCCCTGGGTGTGGGCATAGAGGCTTGTAATGCCATTGCCATGGTTAATAATCACCGTATTGCCATAGCCTCCGTACCATCCGGCATAGATCACCACCCCGGCTGCGGCTGCGCGAATCACAGTTCCCTCATCGGCTCCAAAATCAATGCCTGCATGGAATTTTTCGTAGCCCAAAATGGGATGTATCCGCCAGCCAAAATAGCTGGTAATGGGTGCATCGATGGGATAACTCATCTGACCATTGCCCCGCACAATAATTCCGCCGAAGTCCTTGCCCTGGTACTGGCGAATGTAGCGGGTGATGGCCTCAGAATCCCGATCGAGTTGGCCAATTGCCGCTTCGAGTGCCCGTCGATCGTTCTTCAGGCGAGTAATCATCTGCTTTTGGTAGTCTGCTTGCGCTTGGGTTTCATTCTTTTGCGCCAACAGTTGCTGCGTTACGACGGCAATTTGATTTTTCTGGGCCTCCACTTGGTTGCGCCGCTGTTCCAGTTGATCCGTTTGTTGCTTAAGAGCTACCAGGGCCTTGCGATCGGCCTCATAGAGCCGTTTCAGACGATAACGCTGACTCAGAAAATCGCTGATCGTCTGACTTTGCAACAGAATCGCCAAACCTTGGCGATGGGGCTGCCGTTGCAGAAATTGCAGCCGTGCCACGATCGCCTGCTGGCGAGCACGATACTGCTCCTCCACCTGCGCCAACTCGGATTCCAAATTTTTGAGGGTCCCCTGCAATTGCTCAAGATTCGCCTGGGTCGCCTGCAATTTTTGCGTTGTTACCTTCAGTTTTTGATTTAGCCCGGAGAGATCCTTCTGGGTAATGCCTTCAAGGGTTTTAATTTGGTCATGCCGCTGTTGGATTTGCTGGCGCTGCTGTTCCACTTGCTGGCGCTGCTGTTGTAGTGTATCGATCTCTGTCTGGGCATTTTGGGCCATGGCCGGTGTACCAGACAGCCCGATCGCCCACCAAAGCATCCACAACCCACACAATAGTTGGATGCCTCCACGCACAATTGCCTGACCGTGGATCTTTGTCTGAACTCCCAGGAACTTCACCATGACGCAGACCCCATTGACGGGCGTTCCCCAAACGGAACCCACCCAACTGTAACAGCAAGCACTATTATCCCCAGGTTGCTGAATTTAGCAAATTTAATTTAGCGCAGTTTCTGATCAGGCAATTATTCTTAGCGCAGTCCCTGGAAGCCCCCCGTGTGAGCCTCCGATCGTTGACGGCCTCTGCAATGGTGCAATTCTGCAAGATTGTCATCGGGGGGAAACCTAAGTAATTCCTGAGTAATTCTCTACGCACCCCAAAAGAAATGCGCTACATTGATCGTAGTTCTACGATCGTGGGACTACGGTCGTGAATTCGACGATCGAGGTATTAACCGTTTAAGATGCACTTATTAGAATGTACTTAAGAGAATGCACTTAGGTCGATCTTAGGGTGGCACCTGGGTTAGCATTCAACCATTAAGTGAGTATTCAGCCATTGCGTCGACACGTGAGCATTCAGCCATTGCGTCGGCACGTGAGCATTGAGTCAGCACTAAGCCAGTCAGGGATCAAGCAAATATCTTTAGATGGAGTTCTCAAGAACCCTTCCTAAGGAAGATGCTAGTTAGTAACTAAATGTTCCAAACTGCTGAAGAATTTTTCAGATTTTGTCATGCTTGACACGGGTCGTGTTCCACTGACAGGTCAGTCTCTCACGTGGTTTCGTCAGGGATTAGATTGTGTGGCTGCCGGTGACTTTGATAAGGCAGTGGCCCATTTTAATCAGGTGATTCGAGTTCGCTCTGACTATTGGGAAGCCTGGTATGAGCGAGGTTTAGCACTTGAGGAAGTGGGGTGTTTTGCCGAAGCTATTCGCAGCTATGAGCAAGCCCTGACCTATGAACCCTCCCAGGATGCCAGGGTGGAAATTTGGCTGCATCGGGGGAATGCGTTCCAATACGGGTTAGGGGACTATGACTCGGCACTCGCTTGCTACGATCGGGTGATCCAGCAGCGGCCTACCTACGCTTCGGCTTGGCACCATCGAGGAAATGCCTTGCTCTATGGGGCGAAAAAGCCGGAAGTGGCCCTGAGCAGTTATCAAGCGGCGATCGATCTGGATCCGAATAATGCGGTCACTTGGCGCAATCGAGGAAATGCCTGGGTCGAACTGAAGGATTTTGCGCAGGCGATCGAGAGTTATGACTTTGCCTTGGAGTTGCATCCAGATGATCCCCTGACCCGCCAAGCCAGAACCCTGGCGGTGCAGCAATGTGGTTTGACGGTGCGACCTCCCACCACCAAGCCGGTGTGGTATGGGGCCGGCTATACCGAAGAAACCTTGGTGGACGGTGAAGAAACAACATTTGAAGAATATTTGGTGCCCCCTGCTTTGGAGGTGCCACTGTTACAGCCTCGGCTGGTTGTGGAAGATGAGCAAGGGGAGTGGGAAATTGCTCTAACCCAGGACTATTACACGATCGGTCGGGATCTCAAGAACGAAATTTGCCTGAGATCGCAGTATGCATCACGCTTCCATGCAGTGCTGCATCGAATCGAACGCCCCGGTGGCCAAACTGGTTATCAAATTACCGATGGGGGCTTAGAGGGAAAACCCAGTACGAACGGCATTTTAGTCAACGGTCGGAGAATTTCTGGGGCCCACCTTCAGAATGGTGACACGATTATTTTTGGCCCTAAAACTCGGGCGATCTATCGATCGTAACCCTGGATTGCCCAGCTCAGACCCTGAAAAATCCCTCCACACAATGCGTAGAGGGATTTTTTGCGGTACCTAGCGTTCGTCCATGGAACTTGCAATGAGACTGGCCTGAATTAGCCAGGACACACCGCACGACCGTCCCCATTGCGGACGATCGTGCCTTCCTTGCCATCAAAGTAGACGGGTAATTGCGCTCCGTCCGATCTCAGAACATACAACTTCGGTTTTTCCGTCAAACATTGCTGAATCCGGCCTGCCCAGGCTTGGAGAGACTGGCTCTGCTGTTGTTCCAGTTGTTGCAATTCTTCGATCGTCATTCGTAGGCGACGGCGAGCCAACGGTGCGGTATTGGCTGGAATTTGCGGCATGACATTGGGGGCCTCCTGTAACAACGAAAGTCCCGGTTCGGAAAAATAGTCGGCTCGCCCAACCACAGGACTGCAATCGGTACTTTGGAAGCGGCTACAGGGGATGTTGATCTCCGGCGGCACTGTTTTCAGGAATTTCATCAGCACCATCAGCCGGGGAGAGAGGTTCGCTGCCGATGCGGTGACGCCCGTTTGATCCGTAATCGGGGTAGAACTGGTGATCGTGCGATCGACGGTTTGACCCAATTGAACTGGAAATTCAAAGTTGCCGGGGAGGAGGGGTTTGGAGGGCAACGCAACGCGCGGTGGCAATTCTGTAATCGGCGGAATCCCCTGGGTGCTGACTTCAACTTTGACGGGGCCGCTAACTTCAACCTTAGCAACATTCTCTGTAGAGGCATCCCCCGTGGTAGCCACGATCGTTGAAGTTGGGCTGGCGGCTTCTGGTACCGCGAGGATCCCACTGGACACTGGGGATACCGGGTTGGGTAAGGTTTCGGGGGAGGCAACGGGGGCGATCGCGGTTTGAGCCGTTTCCAGGGCCGTCGCCGCGAGAGGTTGCTGACTCGATTCCGCCGATGCTGGTACAGAGGGGGACATCTGCCAAGCGTCGCTGGAACTGGTCTGCTGGGATGAAGCTGCGATCGCTGGGGAAGCCGTGGTTTCCGGCGTGGCAATGGCAACCACTTTTGCTGGGATCGGTTCGCTCGATCGTAAGGGATTGGCTTCAGTGCTGGGAGGGGTCGCTTCCGAGGGAAGGTGGGCCGCTTGGGCCGCTTGGGGGAGTTCACAGGTGGCCAAGAGCGACAACGTGCAAACAGTGGCAGTATTGAAAGGCCGAAGGGATGAACGTTTCATAGGTGATAAAGCAAACAGATGGAATCAGGCATGGGCCAGATTGCACTCGGAACTCACTGCACGATGGAATCAAACCCAGTGCCGTAATGTATTCCCTCTACTAGTTTTTCTTCATTTCACCGGAAAATCTCAGACGTTTAATCGGAAGTTCAGGAAAATTACGGAATTCTGTGGGTGCTTCAGTCGGTAGGTGCTTCAGTCGGTGGGTGCTTCAGTCGGTGGGTGCTGATCGGTTGGCACTTCTGGAGTAACCCAGGTCCTAGGAGAATGCCGACGGAATTAAAACGGAAGAATGGAGATTCAATTATTAAGATGGTAAGAGATCTCGGATACGCAGAGGGTACGATCGGCTATGAGTCAGTTCCAGCCAGAGTTTGAACGTAGGACAAAAC from Alkalinema sp. FACHB-956 includes these protein-coding regions:
- the grxC gene encoding glutaredoxin 3, producing the protein MLFNFLTGQTSDQVRAIVEMYTWQTCPYCIRAKLLLRWKGVPFTEYKIDGDGAARVKMAERADGRRTVPQIFINGQGIGGCDDLYALDRSGQLDQLLQATAE
- a CDS encoding PrsW family glutamic-type intramembrane protease, which codes for MTGDDHLPLPLLRQMHATGAHQERQPLYPIDSAESITIGRDPRCQIVIDSSLYGTVSRYHAEIRPTAAEPGVVPSWWICDLNSSNGTYVNGHRVVGCQTLHPGDRIILGQQGPEFRFEYPATQLSEPVSHRGSVHPAANLPVAAIEAPSSPNSGASLKSNAVTLTQLFPIFSTGLEITQKAYVLPALVTIAAVVTLFVTVGRPLAFNFVLANYLAFAAYFVVYRLCGKTKSWVILFGTAVLTIGILRSPILPLFTVIFRNILPGQVPAAGESIGFFSLLTRMFFGAGLMEELIKALPLILLCLIGYPRSNSWRDRFGIREPLDGILLGAASAIGFTLLETLGQYVPAIVEYTATQANGDISQLQGLHLLIPRLLGSISGHVAYSGYLGYAIGLSILKPDRAWLTLGIGYLTAAGLHALWNTLGTVNPLGLVLVGLLSYAWLGAAILKARALSPTRSNNFATRLKAPSE
- the def gene encoding peptide deformylase: MSTTSTIAVEKVKLKKPPLEVHHLGDRVLRQPAKRVAKVDEEVRDIARKMLQTMYSENGIGLAAPQVGIHKQIIVVDIEPDDPKQPPMVLINPAIKRVSQDVCREQEGCLSVPGVYMDVDRPEAIEVTFKDEFGRLQTLQTDGLLARVIQHEIDHLNGVLFVDRVDNQLVLGQELTKKGFSAKAVKPVA
- a CDS encoding M23 family metallopeptidase, with amino-acid sequence MVKFLGVQTKIHGQAIVRGGIQLLCGLWMLWWAIGLSGTPAMAQNAQTEIDTLQQQRQQVEQQRQQIQQRHDQIKTLEGITQKDLSGLNQKLKVTTQKLQATQANLEQLQGTLKNLESELAQVEEQYRARQQAIVARLQFLQRQPHRQGLAILLQSQTISDFLSQRYRLKRLYEADRKALVALKQQTDQLEQRRNQVEAQKNQIAVVTQQLLAQKNETQAQADYQKQMITRLKNDRRALEAAIGQLDRDSEAITRYIRQYQGKDFGGIIVRGNGQMSYPIDAPITSYFGWRIHPILGYEKFHAGIDFGADEGTVIRAAAAGVVIYAGWYGGYGNTVIINHGNGITSLYAHTQGFYPQEGQVVQKGEPIAIVGSTGLSTGPHLHFEVRQNGEPIDPAYYL
- the psb29 gene encoding photosystem II biogenesis protein Psp29; the protein is MNTVRTVSDAKRTFYSLHTRPVNSIYRRIVEELMVEMHLLTVNVEFHYDPIYALGVVTSFDRFMQGYRPEQDVDSIFTAICKAVDGNPQQYRQDADRLINALGGTSWDGLVGLTEGGEALASLQQIASHSKFKYSRLFAIGLYTLLEKLDAEAIKDSEKLQAALTKLGTSLNVVADKLQKDLELYRSNLEKVSQAQAAMAEFVEAERKKREQREQEKAAKASGAAEVSQDSGSETSSQES
- a CDS encoding tetratricopeptide repeat protein, translated to MDSAYIDSLLQNLKHEEETVRESATQELWRIWFEQKGMIGYQALQRAQVLLQAGEFNQAENILTQLITNMPDFAEAWNRRAVLYFTQQRYYQAISDCQQVIQLNSSHFGALHGLGLCYVALEDYRRAIHAFQQALTVHPYSLENQRMLLECTVKLT
- a CDS encoding tetratricopeptide repeat protein, yielding MLDTGRVPLTGQSLTWFRQGLDCVAAGDFDKAVAHFNQVIRVRSDYWEAWYERGLALEEVGCFAEAIRSYEQALTYEPSQDARVEIWLHRGNAFQYGLGDYDSALACYDRVIQQRPTYASAWHHRGNALLYGAKKPEVALSSYQAAIDLDPNNAVTWRNRGNAWVELKDFAQAIESYDFALELHPDDPLTRQARTLAVQQCGLTVRPPTTKPVWYGAGYTEETLVDGEETTFEEYLVPPALEVPLLQPRLVVEDEQGEWEIALTQDYYTIGRDLKNEICLRSQYASRFHAVLHRIERPGGQTGYQITDGGLEGKPSTNGILVNGRRISGAHLQNGDTIIFGPKTRAIYRS